In Thermococcus sp., a single window of DNA contains:
- a CDS encoding DOMON domain-containing protein has translation MRRWKILNLMVIIGMVIVAGCIGGVKPSGQSETPVPWNPDGVIKHGEYQYNFSAGDFTAFFRVENGTLFVGMKARTRGWLAIGFGGSQGMKNTDIVIAYVLPNGTVRIRDDYSTGFAGPHNPDTTYGGMEDIISYGGREGGLYGG, from the coding sequence ATGAGGAGGTGGAAAATTCTTAATTTGATGGTTATCATAGGGATGGTGATCGTAGCCGGTTGCATAGGGGGGGTCAAACCCTCCGGGCAAAGCGAGACCCCCGTCCCCTGGAATCCCGACGGTGTAATCAAACATGGTGAGTACCAATACAACTTCAGCGCCGGGGACTTCACCGCGTTCTTCCGGGTTGAGAACGGTACGCTCTTCGTCGGGATGAAGGCCCGGACCAGGGGCTGGCTCGCGATTGGCTTCGGTGGGAGCCAAGGCATGAAAAACACGGATATAGTAATAGCTTACGTCCTTCCAAACGGGACGGTTAGGATACGCGATGACTACTCCACGGGATTCGCCGGCCCTCACAATCCCGACACAACTTATGGAGGGATGGAGGACATCATCTCCTACGGTGGACGTGAGGGGGGACTTTACGGTGGTTGA